Part of the Streptomyces sp. NBC_01408 genome is shown below.
CCTGCGGATCGAGGCCGAACCGGCGAAGAACCAGCTCCTCGGCAGCTCCGGATCCATCGAGGTGACCGTCCAGCTGCCCGCAGGCTCCCGGGTCGAGGCGAAGGCGGCCAGCGCCGAGTTCCGGGGTGTCGGACGGCTCGGCGACGTCGCCTTCGAGGGCGCGCAGGGCTCGGTCAAGCTCGACGAGACCGCGAGCGCCCGCCTCACCCTTCTCGGCGGCGACGTGTCGGTCGGCCGCCTGGGCGGCCCCGCGGAGATCAGCACCCAGAAGGGCGACCTCCACATCGCCGAGGCCATGCGCGGCACGGTCACGCTGCGCACCGAGTACGGCGAGATCTCGATCGGCGCCGCCCGCGGAGTCTCCGCCTCCCTGGACGCCGGCACCGCCTACGGCCGGATCAACAACGCGCTCAAGAACACCGACGGCGCCACCGCCGGTCTGAACATCCACGCGACCACCGCCTACGGCGACGTCACCGCCCGCAGCCTCTAGCCGCCCGAAGCCTCTGAAGGAGCACTCATCATGACCAACCTGGCCATCGCGGCGAA
Proteins encoded:
- a CDS encoding DUF4097 family beta strand repeat-containing protein, coding for MQKFDTPAPVSAVLDIPAGRIRFIAADRADTTVEILPADASKGRDVKAAERTTVEYRDGVLRIEAEPAKNQLLGSSGSIEVTVQLPAGSRVEAKAASAEFRGVGRLGDVAFEGAQGSVKLDETASARLTLLGGDVSVGRLGGPAEISTQKGDLHIAEAMRGTVTLRTEYGEISIGAARGVSASLDAGTAYGRINNALKNTDGATAGLNIHATTAYGDVTARSL